Proteins from a genomic interval of Oreochromis niloticus isolate F11D_XX unplaced genomic scaffold, O_niloticus_UMD_NMBU tig00001461_pilon, whole genome shotgun sequence:
- the LOC109200298 gene encoding zinc finger MYM-type protein 1-like — MDNSVKLAVLGKTSIAAQLDDGHRIALRRHNEEVDKNRHILSKIIDCIKFCGAFELAMRGHDESDSSDNPGIFRGLVDLMASIDHDLRQHLENATVFKGTSKTVQNEILDCMLAVLRERIVEEVKAAKFLAIQADETTDISTHCQLVMVLRYIDQRNRIQERFFEFIKLPNACADAIASALSERLRFILPQGQERKLIAQAYDGAAVMRGTTGGVQRKIQDIYANAHYVHCYAHQLNLVMQQATSHIPQISHFFSDIAGFASFFTKSSKRTAVLDEVVAHRLPSASATRWNFNSRAVNTVYEHKDDLVRCFQTIRNSEGFDAPTKRDAGGFVRMLEDEAFCFFLALFHKIMPHVDMLYNHLQKRNIDSVTIAGITQTFISRMQAIREALPNLVVDEEYRGPVQDPPTKRRRTLGEDRQHHLALEVCDTIMSHAKERFSFTKHLVSATLLQGDLFQQHSKNFPDAALQTTVEAYPSLDKARLKTELSLIYDNEEFQSCSGALALYQVLMENNLQDTFTETVSLLNILITTPMTTSESERCFSTLKRIKTFLRNNMAQDRLNALAMLSIEKKLTQELPDFNTRVIEKFATQKDRRAKFLYK, encoded by the exons ATGGACAACAGTGTAAAGCTAGCTGTGCTAGGGAAAACTAGCATAGCGGCGCAGCTAGATGATGGACATCGGATTGCTTTAAGAAGGCACAACGAAGAGGTAGATAAAAACCGTCATATTTTATCTAAAATCATCGATTGTATTAAGTTTTGTGGTGCTTTTGAGCTAGCAATGCGGGGACATGATGAAAGTGATTCCTCAGACAATCCAGGGATTTTTAGAGGTTTAGTCGACTTGATGGCATCAATTGATCACGACTTGAGGCAACACCTTGAAAATGCTACTGTATTTAAAGGCACCTCGAAAACAGTCCAGAACGAGATCCTGGATTGCATGTTGGCAGTTCTGAGAGAAAGGATCGTGGAAGAAGTAAAGGCAGCGAAGTTTTTAGCCATTCAAGCTGATGAAACCACTGACATTTCTACACACTGTCAGTTAGTCATGGTGCTAAGATACATTGACCAACGAAACCGTATTCAAGAGCGTTTTTTTGAATTCATCAAGCTACCCAATGCTTGTGCAGATGCAATAGCCAGTGCCTTATCGGAGAGGCTGCGCTTCATCCTCCCCCAGGGACAAGAGAGAAAGTTGATCGCCCAGGCCTACGATGGGGCCGCTGTAATGAGGGGTACCACTGGAGGAGTGCAGCGTAAGATACAGGACATTTATGCTAACGCTCACTACGTACATTGTTATGCCCATCAGTTAAACCTGGTAATGCAACAAGCAACCTCCCACATCCCTCAAATCAGTCACTTTTTTTCCGACATAGCAGGATTCGCTTCTTTTTTTACTAAATCGAGCAAGAGGACTGCAGTGCTTGACGAGGTGGTGGCGCACCGACTTCCAAGTGCATCGGCAACCCGTTGGAACTTCAACAGTCGTGCTGTGAATACAGTGTATGAACATAAAGACGATCTGGTGAGGTGTTTTCAGACCATCCGTAACAGTGAAGGATTTGATGCCCCTACAAAGAGAGATGCCGGTGGTTTCGTGAGAATGCTGGAAGACGaagctttctgttttttcctggCCTTGTTTCACAAGATAATGCCACATGTAGACATGCTGTATAACCACCTACAGAAGAGAAACATCGATTCTGTCACCATCGCAGGGATCACCCAGACATTCATCAGCCGCATGCAGGCTATCAG GGAGGCACTTCCTAATCTGGTTGTGGATGAGGAGTACAGGGGACCTGTTCAAGACCCACCCACAAAGAGACGGAGAACATTGGGGGAAGACAGGCAACACCATTTGGCACTGGAG GTGTGCGACACCATTATGAGCCATGCCAAGGAGAGGTTTTCTTTCACCAAGCACCTTGTCAGCGCCACTCTGTTGCAAGGAGACTTGTTCCAACAACACAGCAAAAATTTTCCAGATGCAGCACTACAAACCACAGTGGAAGCCTATCCCTCATTGGACAAAGCCAGACTTAAAACAGAACTGTCCCTGATCTACGACAACGAGGAGTTTCAGAGTTGTAGTGGTGCGCTGGCGCTCTATCAGGTTCTGATGGAAAACAACCTTCAAGACACATTCACCGAAACTGTAAGTCTTCTTAACATCCTCATCACCACACCAATGACAACATCAGAATCGGAGAGGTGTTTCTCTACTTTAAAGAGGATAAAAACTTTCCTGAGAAACAATATGGCTCAGGATCGGCTCAACGCTCTGGCTATGCTGTCCATAGAGAAAAAACTCACACAAGAACTTCCTGATTTCAACACCAGGGTCATCGAGAAATTTGCCACTCAGAAAGACAGACGAGCAAAGTTCTTGTACAAATAA